In Granulicella sibirica, the sequence AGACCAGCGGGTGAGCCATACGGCAACGATCGAGAATAAGCGTCTGAGTCATGCGTTGACGATCGTCAGGGCGCAGCAGGAACTCAAGCGTCCGACTACGGTGCTGACCAGCAGCGCCAAGGGTGGGTACATGAAGCGCGGGCGGAAGCTCTATGGGCCAGACTATGTCGAAAAACCGCCAGCGCCCAAAGCTGTGGAAATATGCAAAATCGCCAAGTGCGGCGATTTCACACATTCCCACAGCACGACGGCTACGGCTCTATACTGACATTTCTAACGCGCTAGCCACCCTGTCATTTCTAATGAGCTACAACATTGGGTATTACCGCCCAAGTAGAAGTGTCACCTCTCCGCCAAGTTGAAATGTCTGAAAGGCATGGGCTTGGTAAGGATGAGTGCTCGGGAGCCGCAGGAACTAACTGGAAGTTGTTTACCGGAAATTCAACGTTCGGCCCGTAGAGCGGATAGAGGCGTCTGAGTTTGCGTTCCCATCAAGGGAGTCGCGACAACCACTTTATCCCGGAACGCATGAGGGCCGATTGAGCCTGATGCTGTCAACTCGAAGGCGGCCCAATAGTACGGGGCTGCTGTCTCGGGTCTGCGCGATACGGCTAATTGTGTCTCACGCAGAGCTGCCGCAGCATTACCGCCGTTCTTGATCAGACTTTCATAAAAACCGATCATCAACGCACTGGACCGTTTGTCATCAATGCTCCAAAGCGTAGAAATCACCTCTTTTGCTCCAGCCTGCATGAATGCGTAGCTTAGGCCCATCGCCCCTTCCCCACCTAGGAACTCTCCAGCGGCGGAGTCGCACGCACTCAGCACGATCAATTCCGCAGATATATCTAGCTCCGCGATATCGGGGGCTTTCAGGAAGCCGAAGCGCGGGCTTCCGTCTGGTCGAAGAAGCGAGAAGACCAGCCCCGAAAACTCGGGCATCGTATCGTCGTAGACACCGTGCGTCGCAAGGTGCCATATACGGTAGTCCCGCATGGCGGGACTGAGCACGGTGTCTAAACTCGCATCGAAACCCTGCGCCAGGAATACACGGTTAGCTCCGGCTGTCCTTTCAACCGTCTTCTGGATGGCACTAGCTTCGTACCCGGCGTTCATGATCCTAGACAGTGCCGCCGCCGTTGGCCCTTGCCCCGTAGGCAGCCCCTGCCCCGCAAGGCCTGACGCCCGTGGATCGGCAAAGTCGAAGACCGGGTCGGCGACGATCGCAACCTCACCTTGATAAACTCTGCCTGCCGGGGCCGCATTTTCAGACAGAAAGACCGAGAGCGAAGGGGTCAGCACTATTTCGTGATCAGCGACAAGAGGTCTGGACTCCGCAGCTTTCGAGCAGCCTTCGCCGGGAAGAGCTGCGAACGGCAGTGTCGCCAGAGCACCGTCGGGAACAATCACCATCCGTGCCGCGTGGACTGAGCTTGGCAGCAAAGCGCATGACAAACGAGCTGAAAGAAGTTGGAATCTTCGGTCGGCGCTGCTCCCTGCTTTTACCCCGGGCACCCTCAGCGCGGCCCGCCACATGCTCGCCATTCGCTCAAGATCTGCCCGCGGCGCCAAGCCATAACTCTTCATTTCTCCCGCCTCGATCACCCACAGGTAGCTCCGCTCGGAGCCGAGCGAATACTCCAAGAACGCCGTGCCGGTGGTGGCGCTTGCACTGCCGATCGCGGCGGCGGAGAGCGTCGGCGCGGGAGAGGGCGTATCCCGCGCCAGCGAGAGCATCCCATCCTCGCTCCGCTCAAGATCTGCCAATGCCTGCGCCATCTCCACGGAGTTCAATTCTAGCTTTCGCTTCGCGTTATCCTCTCCCATAAGCCTCAACCGGTGATCGAAGGCGGTCTCCACCGCGGCCTTTGCCTGCACATGCCGAGTTTCGGCCGCGACCCGCTGGCGGCCCTGTAGGCTGTCTCTCGCGCTCAGCACATCCAAGAGGCTCCGCGCCCTGCTCCGCTCACTTGCCTCCAGCCCACGAGCACCGCCCTCGTCAGCTGAGCGCACTATGGACGCTCGCATCGCTAGATCGATCGCCAGCTCGTAACATTTACGCTCCGCCGCAAAGTAAGAGGCCTGCAGCGTGCTACTGCCCACCTGGCGGCGCGTACCCTCGATTGCTTCCAGGGCAGGTAGCAACGCATCCTCGGCCTCGCTGAACTGTCCGGCACTCGCATACCAACGCGCGACCGCGTACCGCGCCTCAAGCAGATTGCCCGGCGATGCGACCCCCTTGCTCACCGATTCAGCTCGTCGAAACTCTGCCAGAGCCCCCGCCCGGTCTCCCTGCCGCTCTTTGATCTCGCCAATCTGAATATGCTCCACCGACTCGTATCTTGGATCCTGGACGCTCCGCGCATAGCGTGCCGCGAGCTGCAACTCTTCGAGTGCAAGCTTATTGTTGCCCACTGTACGCTCCGCCATCCCAAGGTCGCAGAGAACGTCTCCGGTGAAAGCCGCGTCATGGAACTCACGCGCAAAGACGAGTGAGAGCCGGCACTCCGCAACCGCCTGCGCCGCCTCATGCAAGGTAAGGTCGATCTCGCAAAGGTTGTTGTGGCTCAGCATCAAGCCGTACCGGATGCCCGCTCTGCCGTACACCCTCTCCGCCTTTTGAAAGTAGATCTGAGCCAGCTTCGGCTTGTTCAGCTCCTGGTATCGCGTCCCGATATTGATCAGATTCGACGCCCACCCCATCGAGTTCCCGGAGCTCTGAATCAAAGGGTCGAGCTTCGAAAACGTCGTCAAGGCAGAGTAAGAATCTCCATCCAGGCTGATCGCTTCCGCAACCTCAACCACCGCATCAAGCGCACCTCTCGGATCGCCCGCATCACGAAAAAAGGCTTCAGATTCGTTCAGTTCGCTCCTTCCGCGCCCGATTCTCTCGTAATACTCTTCAACCCAAGCTCTCCATCGCATCTCGAGAGCGAGGGTCTCCGGGTCCCCGGCCCTTACCGCCGCGGCATGCGCCCTCTCTTCGACCTCCTCCATCTTCGGATTGCGTAACCAGAAAGCGAGCCCTGCCTGATCGGTCCGCGCCATCGCAATCAACGACAAATCGTCCGTCTTCTCTGCGAGCTGCACCTCCTCAGCGACATAAGCCCCCGCCGGCTTGCCGTCGTACTGATCGAACAGCACACGCGCCGCAAGATGCAGCAGCCACGCACGAAGTGGAGCATCGTTTCCAGCCAGACGCAGCGCCCTCAACAACGTTCGCTTTGCGTCTCCGTAACGGCTGAGTTCGATCTGCGACTCCCCCTCGCCTCCTAGCGCCAGCGCCTCCCCGTAGCCGTCCCCCGCCAGCGACCACCTCTGCGCCGCCTGCTGGAACAGATCGATGGCCTGTACGAGATCGCTCGCCCGCACTGAACGGTGCATCGTCTGCGCCGCGTTGAAGTCGGGAGCGGCAGACGCGCGATCCGGCGTCGAGGGTCCTGAAGACGAGACGCGGGCGACACGCACCCGCACCTCGACGAGCGACTCGTTCGCGTCTTCTAACTCCACGTCGAGCGGGCCGGAGAGAGCAGGGGGGAGCGGGAGCACAACCCATCCGAAGGTGGAGGTGCGTCCGGAGACGAACTCCCTGTCATCGGTGCCGGTGACGCGGTAGCGGAGATCGGGTGCAGACGCGTCGAGGAGGAGATCCTCCGCGCTGGAGTTGAAGGAGCTGAGGCAAAGGGTGACGCGATGCCCTGGCTGGGTGACGACCGGGCGGCCCTCGCCAGGGCCAAGGTTCGACAGGACAGCGGGGCACTCTCCGGTGCAAGCCGCTGGACAGAACAGGGAGAGAAGGCACGAGATGAAGAATAAGCGCATGGTACGACAATCCGTTGTTCGCCCCCGGCGGGTTAGGTGCTCGCAGTTTTTTTCGCTGCGGTCGTTTTTTTCGCTGACTTTTTCGCTGCGGCTGCCTCGAAGGCCGCCGTCCTTTGAGCGAAATCCTGCCTCTCTTGAAGAAAGGTTTCCTTGTCTTTGGCGAACGCCTCCTTCTCTTTGGCCAAAGCTTGCTCCGCTAGTTCGAAAGGACTAGGATCCGCCGATCGTTCGCCAAAGATGACGTCGAAGTCAGGCGCTTGCGACTGCGGTCCATTTCCAGGAGTTATCTGCGGGTTTGGAGGTATGTCGGGAGGATAGGGCGCTGGCTTAACACAGAAAGCCGTCGCCGGCCACTTCACGTTCACGGTCAACTCCGTCTCGCCTACCACTCCAACGTGCTCCACGTAGGCGCGGATGACGACTCCTGCTCTGCCCGGGCTCACGCAGACGGATGGGTCATCGTTCTGCGGGGCATTCGCGCTGCCGGTTGCGCCGCGTCCCTGAGGGCCGCCGACGCCCTTGCCTTTCGCCTGGCTCTCCGTCTCCGATACACCAAACATTGATCCCCCTAACTTTGTGTTACTCGCAAGAGCTCGTGCAGAAAGCGATCCCACGCCGTGGCGATGGCAAACCTTGTTTGGGAATAGCCACGAGCCAGGTATCGTTTCGACCGGTCCTGCTGCTCATACTGCACGCCCGGAAACTGGATCCACGGCGGAAACCAGATAGAAATACCACGCGACTGCGCTATCCTTCGTCCGGAGAGGCTGGGTGCAAAGGCCGCCAAGTCGACCACGCCGCCCATGCTGGTCCCGTCTCCCTGAAGTTTGCCTTCCACGGCTTCCGAGACATCACTGGCGGCGCTCTTCAGACGGGCATCTCCCGGAGGGAGCGCTTTCTCCAGATTTCTACAGAACGACGAGAGGTCGATCATGCCATCCGGGAGAAAGGTCACGTCGTTATACCAGGCCTGCGCCACGGCTCTGCGGATGTCATGCCTCTTGATCTCCGCCGTGAGAACCTCGGCGAACGCGCTCATCGCGGCTTCCAGTTTTCCGAAGTTCGTTAAGTCGCAGACCGAGAGCTCTACGTAACTGTCATAGCTGTTGGGAGAGCCGACCGTCAGCCCGATGAAGCTCTTCACCGCGCTGACCGCGAGGTCGCGAGGTCCAGTTACGGCGGTTGTCACAAATTTCTGAAGGGCCGGACGGGTCAGCCACGATTGAAAGGGCAGTTCGGTCTCCGCAGCAACGACATACTGGGTCACGTCCTGTAACTCGCTCAGAACTTCCGCCATGGCCATGTTGCAGCAGTCCAGCCCGACGATCTGCACGGGCTTGCCCCCGTTGAACTGCCGCGTATAGTCCCGGATCGCCTTGGCAAAGTCGCGGTTATTGAGCACCGACTTATGCGTGTCGTCATACAGCAGCTTGAGTTCGTTTCCCGTGTCGCCCGGGAAGGCGGTCGCCGCCCGCTTTGTCTTCGCTCGCGGATCATAGTCATCGAGCGCGTAACCGTGCCCCCAGAAGATAAGGGCGATGTTGTCCGCCGGGCAGTTTCTCGTCGACCATGCGAAGAAGTCCCGAACGGTGTCAATGGCCGCTGAATTGACGTTCGAACGGAAACGGTCCGGAAGCACCGGCCACCGCGCAGCTTTCTCCGGCGGCTCGGGAACGATGTAGTACTCGGTTCTTCGCTCCGGCAGGTCGATCATCGCGGTGAACTTGATGGTCTTCGTGGAACCAACCGAAATCAAGGTTTGCAGCGTCTCCCGTGCCGCGGCAGTCATCGCAGGAATCGGTACATCCGCCGCGAAGTACACATACACGCCCCACGTGCCGTTTCCAACAAGCTCGGGGCTATTTCCGTGAGCCATAGGCTTTCGATCTCTGCTCGGAAGTTAGATTGTGAAATGTGAAAATCCCAGGGGGCCGAATAGCTGAAAATCTAAATTCGACAATTCAATCAACGAAGATCAGATGCACCAGAAGGCAAGCCGCCAAGTATCGCTCTTAGACGAACTTCGCATCTGCCGCATTCTATTCAGAAGATACAATAACTCAGGAAAGGTCTTTCACGAACAAATTTCGTTCCTCCACTGTACTCACTCCGTTCGCCTATCTCTCGGCACCTAATTTTTATGGACACCCACCGCGCACAATGCCAGAATACCTCTGTCCGCCCTTCCCCTGCCTTACGACTAACTAATTTGCTATCTCATCGATCGAAACGGGCTCCTCATATATAGATTGCGCAGATAGGATTGGAGGATTGGCATCGTAACTTCAGACGGGATGAAAACCCTTCTGCGCTGGCTCGCGCGCGGCGAAGGCGACGGGGCTGCGCAATACGAGCAGCTACGTAGAAAACTCATCCTCGTCTTTCGCTACCGCGGTTGCTCCGTGCCGGAAGACCTCGCGGACATCACCATGGACCGGACCTCTCTGGCAATCGGCAAAGCAGGTTTTTCTTTTCAGGGCGAGCCTGTCGTCTATCTTCGCGGAGTCGCTCGCAATGTCTATCGCGAGTGGCGTCGAAGCGAAAGTCGCATGCCCGTTGGACCCATCCCCGAAGGGCATCTGGAAATTCCTGCGCCATCCCTCGCCGCGGGCGCCGTACAAGAACTCCTCTCGTCTTGTCTCGAGCGCTGTCTTGACAACCTGATCCCCGCCGAGCGATCCATTCTCCTTCGCTACTACTCTAGTGACAAACGCGCTAAGATCGACGGCCGCAAAGCCCTCTCGCAGGAGCTCGGTGTCGCCCTCAACGCTCTTCGGATCAAAGTCTTCCGCCTTCGGAACGCAACCCACCGATGCGTCGAAATATGCACCGCCAAAAGCGAAATATAATGGGCTGGAAAGACACAGTGTTTAAGAGGCCCGATTGAACCTCTTACCGGAAAACACGTACCGGCGTTTTCTGCTCGGCATGGCGAACGAGCAGGAGGAAGCCGACGTCGAAGAGTCGATCATAACCGGCAGCGCCGACGCCTCCCGCCTCCAGCGCCTTGGAGAGGACCTGCATCGCCTTGAGGATGAGTTGATCGACGATCATCTTCTCGGCGCGCTCTCCCAGGAGCAAGAGGACGGCTTCATCAACCACTTCCTCGTAACCGAAGACCGCAGAAAGAGAACCGAGTTTGCCGAAAGCCTGATTCTCTATGCCAGAAGCCAGGCCGAATATCCGCCCACGACCGCCCACGCTCCATACCCTATCGATACCAGGCGAGGCAACGATAGCTGGAGGCGGGGCGCGAACATCTGGAAAGGCGCGGCTCTGGCCGCCACCGCAGCCTCGGTTCTGCTCGCCGCGGCCCTCGTTCATGTGCGGACAAGGCTCAGCCAACAGATTCAGATCGCCGCGTCAAACCAGTCGGAGCTGGCCCGT encodes:
- a CDS encoding clostripain-related cysteine peptidase — its product is MAHGNSPELVGNGTWGVYVYFAADVPIPAMTAAARETLQTLISVGSTKTIKFTAMIDLPERRTEYYIVPEPPEKAARWPVLPDRFRSNVNSAAIDTVRDFFAWSTRNCPADNIALIFWGHGYALDDYDPRAKTKRAATAFPGDTGNELKLLYDDTHKSVLNNRDFAKAIRDYTRQFNGGKPVQIVGLDCCNMAMAEVLSELQDVTQYVVAAETELPFQSWLTRPALQKFVTTAVTGPRDLAVSAVKSFIGLTVGSPNSYDSYVELSVCDLTNFGKLEAAMSAFAEVLTAEIKRHDIRRAVAQAWYNDVTFLPDGMIDLSSFCRNLEKALPPGDARLKSAASDVSEAVEGKLQGDGTSMGGVVDLAAFAPSLSGRRIAQSRGISIWFPPWIQFPGVQYEQQDRSKRYLARGYSQTRFAIATAWDRFLHELLRVTQS
- a CDS encoding RNA polymerase sigma factor; translated protein: MKTLLRWLARGEGDGAAQYEQLRRKLILVFRYRGCSVPEDLADITMDRTSLAIGKAGFSFQGEPVVYLRGVARNVYREWRRSESRMPVGPIPEGHLEIPAPSLAAGAVQELLSSCLERCLDNLIPAERSILLRYYSSDKRAKIDGRKALSQELGVALNALRIKVFRLRNATHRCVEICTAKSEI
- a CDS encoding CHAT domain-containing protein, translating into MRLFFISCLLSLFCPAACTGECPAVLSNLGPGEGRPVVTQPGHRVTLCLSSFNSSAEDLLLDASAPDLRYRVTGTDDREFVSGRTSTFGWVVLPLPPALSGPLDVELEDANESLVEVRVRVARVSSSGPSTPDRASAAPDFNAAQTMHRSVRASDLVQAIDLFQQAAQRWSLAGDGYGEALALGGEGESQIELSRYGDAKRTLLRALRLAGNDAPLRAWLLHLAARVLFDQYDGKPAGAYVAEEVQLAEKTDDLSLIAMARTDQAGLAFWLRNPKMEEVEERAHAAAVRAGDPETLALEMRWRAWVEEYYERIGRGRSELNESEAFFRDAGDPRGALDAVVEVAEAISLDGDSYSALTTFSKLDPLIQSSGNSMGWASNLINIGTRYQELNKPKLAQIYFQKAERVYGRAGIRYGLMLSHNNLCEIDLTLHEAAQAVAECRLSLVFAREFHDAAFTGDVLCDLGMAERTVGNNKLALEELQLAARYARSVQDPRYESVEHIQIGEIKERQGDRAGALAEFRRAESVSKGVASPGNLLEARYAVARWYASAGQFSEAEDALLPALEAIEGTRRQVGSSTLQASYFAAERKCYELAIDLAMRASIVRSADEGGARGLEASERSRARSLLDVLSARDSLQGRQRVAAETRHVQAKAAVETAFDHRLRLMGEDNAKRKLELNSVEMAQALADLERSEDGMLSLARDTPSPAPTLSAAAIGSASATTGTAFLEYSLGSERSYLWVIEAGEMKSYGLAPRADLERMASMWRAALRVPGVKAGSSADRRFQLLSARLSCALLPSSVHAARMVIVPDGALATLPFAALPGEGCSKAAESRPLVADHEIVLTPSLSVFLSENAAPAGRVYQGEVAIVADPVFDFADPRASGLAGQGLPTGQGPTAAALSRIMNAGYEASAIQKTVERTAGANRVFLAQGFDASLDTVLSPAMRDYRIWHLATHGVYDDTMPEFSGLVFSLLRPDGSPRFGFLKAPDIAELDISAELIVLSACDSAAGEFLGGEGAMGLSYAFMQAGAKEVISTLWSIDDKRSSALMIGFYESLIKNGGNAAAALRETQLAVSRRPETAAPYYWAAFELTASGSIGPHAFRDKVVVATPLMGTQTQTPLSALRAER